One Melospiza melodia melodia isolate bMelMel2 chromosome 1, bMelMel2.pri, whole genome shotgun sequence genomic window carries:
- the FAM237B gene encoding protein FAM237B produces the protein MEFVWKRWWCLQLGCMLLVNLVYANLEYQKETPPSLREIDHQCWEVSSHGLVEMKKLKVADTVIALWDFMMFLKESPKPKHNDLFNDLAQNFWDMYVDCVLSRSHGMGRRQLTSPKYSSTYSHRTLGVY, from the exons ATGGAATTTGTATGGAAACGATGGTGGTGTCTTCAGCTGGGCTGTATGTTATTAGTGAATTTGGTTTATGCCAATCTAGAGTATCAAAAAGAAACTCCTCCAAGCCTGCGTGAGATTGACCATCAGTGCTGGGAGGTATCGTCCCATGGGCTGGTGGAAATGAAGAAACTCAAGGTAGCAGATACAGTCATTGCTCTCTGGGACTTCATGATGTTCCTAAAGGAATCCCCTAAGCCCAAGCACAATGATCTCTTCAATGATTTAGCCCAGAACTTCTGGGACATGTATGTAGACTGTGTGCTCTCAAGATCCCATGGAATGGGCAGAAGACAATTAACATCTCCCAAATATTCTTCCACGTACTCACACAGAACTTTAGGAG TCTACTAA